AACTTTGTGTTGAAAGAGGGTGGGACAAAAATTCGCCTTCACAGCTTTTTTTACTCTTGACAGAAGAAATTGGAGAAGTAGCAAAAGCAATTCGAAATCATACCAATTTGCATACTCAAAAAACACAAGACACAGAAGAAAAACAACAAAAAACAAAAGTAGAACTAGCTTCCGAACTTGCTGATGTTCTCAATTATCT
This is a stretch of genomic DNA from Bernardetia sp. MNP-M8. It encodes these proteins:
- a CDS encoding MazG nucleotide pyrophosphohydrolase domain-containing protein, translated to MPNLPQTNDLKDFQTYIKELCVERGWDKNSPSQLFLLLTEEIGEVAKAIRNHTNLHTQKTQDTEEKQQKTKVELASELADVLNYLLDISNHFDIDLAQAFLDKNKENENREWNS